A single genomic interval of Burkholderiales bacterium harbors:
- a CDS encoding threonylcarbamoyl-AMP synthase: protein MAQTEVSAAQIDRAVAVLKRGGLVAFPTETVYGLGADATNPAAVQKIFRVKGRPHDHPVIVHIADIAQLEQWADPVSPAARLLAERFWPGPLTLIMRRAAGVSDAITGAQDTVGLRIPAHPVARALLCAFGGAIAAPSANRFGRISPTTAEHVRAELGTDVDLLLDGGACDIGIESTIVDVSGAQPAVLRPGRITARDLAEALAAPLANPELRSPRAPGMLAAHYAPRTPLRLVSIEHLASAAATLRETGKRAAVLASVSVPGAACSIVAQRNAIEYARELYANLRRLDERGCDVILVEAPPDEPAWAAPRDRLMRAAHAETGVEP, encoded by the coding sequence ATGGCGCAAACTGAAGTTTCCGCAGCACAAATCGACCGGGCCGTCGCGGTATTGAAGCGCGGCGGGCTGGTCGCTTTTCCGACCGAGACGGTCTACGGTCTCGGCGCCGACGCAACGAATCCGGCGGCAGTCCAAAAAATTTTCCGCGTGAAAGGCCGCCCGCACGACCATCCGGTCATTGTTCACATCGCCGACATCGCACAACTCGAACAATGGGCCGATCCGGTCTCGCCCGCTGCACGGCTGCTCGCCGAACGCTTCTGGCCCGGTCCGCTGACCCTGATCATGCGCCGTGCGGCCGGCGTCAGCGACGCCATCACCGGAGCGCAGGATACGGTGGGTTTGCGTATTCCGGCGCACCCGGTCGCGCGAGCGTTGTTGTGCGCGTTCGGCGGCGCTATCGCTGCGCCGTCGGCGAACCGCTTTGGCCGCATCAGCCCGACGACGGCCGAGCATGTCCGCGCTGAGTTGGGCACCGATGTCGATCTCTTGCTCGACGGCGGCGCCTGCGATATCGGCATCGAGTCGACGATCGTCGACGTTTCGGGAGCGCAGCCGGCCGTGTTGCGCCCGGGGCGGATTACGGCGCGCGATCTCGCCGAAGCTTTGGCCGCTCCGCTGGCGAATCCCGAACTGCGTTCCCCGCGCGCACCGGGAATGCTGGCGGCGCACTACGCGCCGCGCACGCCATTGCGCCTGGTTTCGATCGAACACCTGGCCTCCGCTGCGGCAACGCTTCGAGAAACGGGCAAGCGCGCCGCTGTCCTTGCCAGTGTCTCAGTACCGGGGGCAGCCTGCTCGATCGTGGCGCAGCGTAATGCTATCGAATACGCGCGCGAGCTTTACGCCAATCTGCGCCGTCTGGACGAGCGCGGCTGCGATGTGATTCTTGTCGAAGCGCCGCCGGACGAACCGGCCTGGGCCGCGCCGCGCGATCGCCTGATGCGGGCGGCTCATGCCGAGACGGGGGTCGAACCGTAA
- a CDS encoding SRPBCC family protein: MRSAIALLILAAASSLAIAHGPTRQKVTEQVTIKAPPAAVWAKLKDFNGLQSWHPAVEKSTATDGSKAGSVRTLTIKGGGKAVEELESINDEQMTLKYRYKEGTLPVSNYQSTLSVKPADGGSQVEWRGAFYRGFPNNDPPPELSDEAAVKAITGIYKSGLENLKKTLEK, from the coding sequence ATGCGCTCAGCTATTGCGCTTCTGATACTGGCCGCCGCGTCGTCGCTCGCGATCGCGCACGGCCCGACCCGCCAGAAGGTGACCGAGCAAGTCACGATCAAGGCGCCGCCCGCCGCCGTCTGGGCCAAGCTCAAGGATTTTAACGGCCTGCAAAGCTGGCATCCGGCGGTCGAAAAAAGCACGGCGACCGACGGCAGCAAAGCCGGCTCGGTTCGCACGCTGACCATCAAGGGCGGCGGCAAGGCGGTCGAGGAACTGGAAAGCATCAACGACGAACAGATGACCTTGAAATATCGCTACAAGGAAGGCACGCTGCCGGTCTCGAACTATCAGTCCACGCTCAGCGTCAAGCCGGCTGATGGCGGCTCGCAGGTTGAATGGCGCGGCGCGTTCTACCGCGGTTTCCCCAATAACGACCCGCCGCCAGAGCTGAGCGACGAAGCCGCGGTCAAGGCCATCACCGGCATCTACAAGAGCGGTCTGGAAAACCTGAAGAAAACGCTGGAGAAGTAA